From Perca flavescens isolate YP-PL-M2 chromosome 19, PFLA_1.0, whole genome shotgun sequence:
tggagactctccaacactgctgatgTTGCACTGTAGAGGCCTTCATCAGACCTGGAAACATGGTggatggtcatgtgacctgcaggctcagtcctgatgaaggagccatctttatagaaaccaGCTGGGAGGTTGGAGGACCTCTTTGTTCTACAGGTCAGAGTgaggtcttctccctccatcacagggaggacaggactctgcaggatcactggtccacctcaacacagagacaaactacagcatgtcatccattcacacacagcttcatcaatactgactccacagtctgatcttaccagtgacagtgatggtgaTGCTGTTACTGGTTGCTCCCTCTCTGGACTCACACCAGTAAACTCCACTGTCCCCTGGGACCATGTAGCTGATTTTACAGGAAGAACCAGCAGGTCTTCCCAGCCATCTCCACACTGAGTCCTGGTTTCTCTGGTTgtgttcctcctcagagtccatccagcagagctgtcgtcctcctcacagctcagagagagATTCATCTTTAAACATCTGAGATCTGCTGGGACTCACAGTCAGAGAGGCTGGAGGGAGGAGGGTTTAGAAAACACTGAATGACCCGAGAAGAAAGTCTGAAACCTAAAACTTGTTTCCTAATATTTGAGTCCTAAAATGTGATGATTTCCAAAAACTTTGAAAGTTTCAACATTAATTTAtgtgacactgacacacacatacacaaaagacacacaacgtgtcacacacacaccacgtaccacactaacacacacacacacacacacattaccacactcacacacacacactgaacacacaaacacacaacacacacatgcacgcacacacacacactgaacacacacacaa
This genomic window contains:
- the LOC114545281 gene encoding Fc receptor-like B: MVPGDSGVYWCESREGATSNSITITVTGGPVILQSPVLPVMEGEDLTLTCRTKRSSNLPAGFYKDGSFIRTEPAGHMTIHHVSRSDEGLYSATSAVLESLHPAGSLSQRNLRLQALL